Genomic DNA from Hydrogenimonas thermophila:
AGATTCTTTAGAATTAGAAGAGATGTTTGAACTAAATGTAAGTAAACTATCTTACCTACTAAAAGAGTTCGCATTAAACGGTAGCTTAGAAGTATTCAACTATTTAGCAGAAGAGATAAAAAGAAATACAGGCTTAAGAGACTACATACAAAATGAACAGACTATAAAAGCAATGTTTTTAGCATACCTCTCACTAACCCCATACTTTGTAGTAAAAAGTGAATTAGAACTAAATAAAGGATTTGCAGATATAACCCTAAAACCACTAAACCCATATGTAGAGTACTTCGGACTAGTAGAGTTTAAGTTTTACCATAAGAAAAATGAGAAACCAAACACCATTAAAACCCTAATATCTGAAGCAAAAGAGCAGTTAGATAAATATGAAAAAGATGAACTGGTGCAAAACTTCATAAGAGATGGGAAAAAACTTGTAAAGGTTGTTTTGGTATTTAGAGATTATGAGCTAGTGGAAGTACAGTAAGCGGGTCAGAGGTTTACTTTTTTGTAAAATATAGATTAGAAATTAATAAGCAGGAGATAAAATGGGGGTTTTAAAATTAGAAGAGATAGAGACTTATACTTATGATGATTATGTTAAGTGGAAAGATAGGTGGGAGTTAATAGATGGCTATCCATATATGATGGCTCCAATGCCTATGATAAAACATCAAAGAGTAAGTAACAAAATTGCACGACAATTAGATGTAATATTTGAAGATTGTACTAAATGTCAAGTACTTTTGCCAATAGATTGGAAAATATCAAACGATACAGTAGTCCAACCAGACAATAGTGTAATATGCCATAAACCTCTAAATGAAGCATACATAACAAAAGCTCCTAGAATCATTTTTGAAGTTTTATCCAAATCAACTGCAAAAAAAGATATGGGCATAAAATTTAATCTCTATGAAAAAGAGGGGGTTTTATACTATATTATTGTTGATCCAGATGAATTGATAGCAAAAGTATATAGGTTAAAAGATGGTAAATACATAAAAATTTGTGATGCTACAGATGAAGTAGTTGAATTTGATTTAAAAGAGTGTAAAGAGATAAAAAAGTTTGATTTTAGTAAGATTTGGTAATTAACAAAAAATAAGCGGTCAGAGGTTTACTTTTTAGAATTTAAAAGAGCATAAGTATATTTAGAAGTTAATGATGACAAAAAGTAGATTTTGGATGATTAAATGCGACTAACTACAACTGAACAATTATTGATATTGAAAGCTTTTAAAGAGATATTTAAAACTGGTAAAGTTTATCTTTTTGGAAGTAGGGTTGATGATACAAAAAAAGGTGGGGATATAGATTTATACTTAATTATTGATGAAAACATTAAGAATAAACATGAATTAAAAATAAAATTTTTAACAAAACTAGAGAAATATCTTGGAGAACAAAAAATAGATGTAGTTATAGCAAATAATACTGATAGATATATAGAACAGGTTGCATTAAAGGATGGAGTAATGTTAGATGAAAAAAATATAAAGATAGAGAAATATTTAAACGAATGTAAAAAACATAGTATAAGAGTAGAAAAGGCTTATAATAAAGTCAAAAATATTTTTCCACTTTCAGCCAAAAAATATGAAAATTTAAATGATGAAGAGATTGAAGCAATTGATCAATATCTTTTTAGATTTGCAAAGCTTCAAGATACTATAGGTAAAAAACTTTTTAGATTAATAGTATCGGAATATGTTGAAGATATAGAGCAATTGACTTTTATAGATATTTTAAATAAATTGGAAAAAATTGGTATTATAGAAAATGCAAATGACTGGAAAATATTAAGAAAAATTAGAAATGATATATCTCATCAATATGATGATGAACCACAAGAGATGGCAGAAGCTTTAAATAATATTTTTGCTCAAAAAGATGTTATTTTAGGTATATATAATGAAATTATAAAATATTATAACGAGAAATACGAGAAATAAGGAGACCGTTCAGAATTTTGTGTCAACATCCAATAGTTCCTAAGATTATATCATAGTTCAAGGGCTTCTTCGAGCCTACCTTCGAAAAATATAGCC
This window encodes:
- a CDS encoding nucleotidyltransferase family protein encodes the protein MRLTTTEQLLILKAFKEIFKTGKVYLFGSRVDDTKKGGDIDLYLIIDENIKNKHELKIKFLTKLEKYLGEQKIDVVIANNTDRYIEQVALKDGVMLDEKNIKIEKYLNECKKHSIRVEKAYNKVKNIFPLSAKKYENLNDEEIEAIDQYLFRFAKLQDTIGKKLFRLIVSEYVEDIEQLTFIDILNKLEKIGIIENANDWKILRKIRNDISHQYDDEPQEMAEALNNIFAQKDVILGIYNEIIKYYNEKYEK
- a CDS encoding Uma2 family endonuclease, with amino-acid sequence MGVLKLEEIETYTYDDYVKWKDRWELIDGYPYMMAPMPMIKHQRVSNKIARQLDVIFEDCTKCQVLLPIDWKISNDTVVQPDNSVICHKPLNEAYITKAPRIIFEVLSKSTAKKDMGIKFNLYEKEGVLYYIIVDPDELIAKVYRLKDGKYIKICDATDEVVEFDLKECKEIKKFDFSKIW